The genomic stretch ctactgtttgAACTAGTGCAATGCAAACGTCAAAAAGTCTGTCAAAACAAGTCTCAAATATAACTTAAACCTACAAATACAGACGACCCGACGTGGCACCCTAAGCATTGCGCTCGCATTAACAAAGAacagtgccaagtgtgagattttctacttacgtttacttattcgatcgcgatTTATATGGTATGAAACGAGCGCCATCTATTTACAATAGTAGGAAAACATACTGTCACTAGATAGCGCTTTTTCGATATCTTAAAAATAGTAGTTAATTTCGAAGCTTTTTTCAAATTGAATGAAGATTATCCTTTACTGTTTAAGTTATCATTAAATTACAATGACATAGAAAATCAGGGCCCAGCACTAGGAGTATTATAGGTTGTACtgaagaaagtataatttttgcgGTGTTCAATGTTCGACATCAACAGGTTTGGGTTTATTAATATAGTTGTTGTACAGAGAGTAACCCATGCCAGCGGTCAATGCTCCGACTACTAAGCCTTGTGATATTACACGAAATTGCATTAGGAAGACACTCGTGCTCATGCTGCCGCGGTTCTTGTAGGAGTACAGCCCGTACCCCACTGCGGACGCTAATCCCGCCAATCCTGGAAGAACAGAAGAAAACCGATAATGAAAGAGAGTAACGTATATACTTTTAAGATTTTTGCATAGCGTATCACTTATAATCAGCTTCTtaaaagcccagtgggtaggacttcgactccactttcggggggcgagttcgaatcccagcacgctcctctaGCTTTGCttttacttgcttcaacggtgaaggaaaacattgtgaggaaacctgcatgcctgagagttctacataatgttcttaaaggtgtgtggagtccaccatttcgcactgggccagctttgTGGATTACCTACggttttaaccccttctcattgtagcaatgggttgatatgatgatcatagCATATAGACTATAACAGGATGCTAATCTATAAATATCTTTTCAGAGTACCCAAGTATttagttactttttttaaaatataataataaggacCAAGCCGATGGATTACGTCAAGATTTCTTGGATTTCATGGAAACCACAACGTTTATTTGGCGAGCGTCCTAAACGGTCATACGATCCGGCAACATTAGGTATTAGGTAACCAGTGACCTCTACTAATAAATTTCCGATTCTAATTTTAGTTTCTTGGACACTGATTACAGCGTCAAACTTACGAGAACTTATTGCGCTTATTTGGCGACAAAATAAAGTGTCAGCCTAGAAGGATTAAGTATCCCCGCACACACAAGGGCCACTGGCCTCATGTGCGGACACTTAATCCTGGCCACAAACACTAAACGCCGCGCGCCGCCACCATACATTTTATATGGACTGGCCGCACACGGTTGATGCTGATGGCCGCCATGCGCTACAAGTCGTCGCTGCTGCTCACTTCAGAAAATATAGCCGTTGCGTGCGTTTTGTGCTAGTGGCCAGTGGCCCGAGCTTATAGTAGTCAGAACTTAAGAAAATAGTCCACTGGGTACAGTACAGTACAACTCACACAAAATATATGAGTAAAGCGCCTTCAAGCGTATTTAAGTCAGATTTTTTCAGACAGACTGGCTACAATATTTACCTTACGCAAACTAAAGCAATGTGTAGGTATGCAAAGCAACAAACTAAGGTAAACGTTGTTCGTACGATAGCTGATCTTCAATAACAACATAATATGATTAAGTATATTACACTTGAATATGATGTCACTTCTAATTCATATTACCATATAGAAATCTCTGACAAATTAATGAGAGTAAGAGGTACTAAactgaaacttaaaaaaaatttaaaactggaTCCTTGTTTATATGTGACACACTTATTTGCATAAAATCTAGGTATGTAAACTAGACAGAACGGTTGATTCAGATCCAACTGACCCAGATAcctatataaactttaaaggtAAATTGTACCTAAAATCTATATTTCGGGACCTGAGAAGTATCAGTAACTATCGTTTATTTTTCTAGGTATCCAGGTACTTTTtaactaattataataaattttttctaaaCTAAGACAGGTCAGATGCtaaaaagtttcaaaaatattgtttaggtAAATAAGAAGATTAAGATTagaagataatttaaaaaaaatgggcaCCTActaaagtacctatatatttactatagttACTGTTTTGCTTACCAATTACCATAAACGgcgattcttttgtttttctcgCTAACTTCTCCGACTGGCTTTCATCGTGATAATCGAAAATCGGTTTATTCTGGGCCATTATGGATACTGAAAAacgataaattatattttacctacTATAAGTAAGAGCTTTATCTCCGTATCGGGAATATAATCCGGAGCCTCGCCATCTCACAAGTAGTAAGATGGCGAGGCTCCGGATTATATTCCCGGATTATGTTCAGAAATTCTCAATAAGAAGTGACTAGAGTTAGAAGAGTTTGAGTTGGAGAAAAGAGTTGAGTATCAATCCGGTACTCTCAAGATCTGGATGAAGCCGAAAGTCCCGACTGTCTCGTGTGGTGTCGTCggatcaatataaataaataaataaataaatataggtactacgacaatacacacatcgccatcttgtcccaaagtaagcttgtgttatgggtacgtactaagataactggaAGAAAGGTCCACTGGGTCCACATTTAATGTTATCATCAAACCAACCAGTCTATCTACCCAACGTGGTGTTTATTGCAAAACCCTGACTTCTAAAACAGCAGACGCAGTGGATATAAGTTATAAGctatgataatgacgatgaaatGAATCGTATTATTAAAGCCCGCCTAGTCAATCTAGCGAGGAATGCTATTTTCATGGTTACTCCAAGACAGGAGGCCCGGTAGGACATTGGTAGGCTAAGGATTGTTATGATGAAATAAGAATTTCTAGGAACTGGACTTCTTTAAAAAATTTGTATAGTAGGTACTATAGgtactaatttttttaagaggTGTCAAAATTTACGACACAAAATGCATTTCTTGAAAGCTGTTATCTAATTAGAATTTAATGCAATAGGTAAATAAggaacattaaattaataaaataaatctcggAAAGTAAAGTTAACAAAACATGAGTTGTGTTAGAGCAAATATTCCTACATCAACTGAATCACAAAATATTGAGTAAGACTGTAAAGTAGGAAGGAACacaatatatacctacacaGATAAAtcaatatgaaatgaaattactTCAACTCACCGTATTAGACGGTCAAGGTCGCCAAAACTGGATTGGAACAATATTTCTGTTTCAACGTAAGCAATGGAATAATGATGACGAAACTGAAACAGTATTGCCTTGAAGCTTCGACCACTTCGTCATCCGAATTTCAATCGTCTACTAAAGGAAACTCAGAGATACACACTACGGTAATCGGGATTGCTATAATTTTTATCGCCTTCACGGAAACCTGGGTTAAAACTGCGCACGTCACTTGCCTTGATTCAGTGTTCCATCACTACTATTATATGCCAGTCAATATTTGAGATAGATGTTGAATACGTAATGGATTACTAACATACAGTCATGGTGATAACACTGTATTATGTAATACAAATTTGTGTATTTCACACGGCCCGGCGACGCATTGGTTAAGAATTGACCTTGGGCATGTTTTCcaggaaaatatattactatCTTGTCTTATTTTTAAGTCTATTTACCTTTAATGGAAAATTAAAGACCCTGCAATTGTACCATGACTGTTATCCatgtattttgtaatatatactTAGGAACTTAATGCTCgtaattatgtataattaactaattaaaacatagttaggtacctacctacttgcaTTTGTTTTTCTACAATGAAAATTGGTTTTGTTTAAAAGCGAAGGCAAAACTAGAAAATAATGGCAAGCCTGTGGCAAACATGATTTACTTCATATCAATATGACCGAAGTATCACCTAGATAAGGTAACATTATGTTTCATAGTTCGAATCTCGTGCACTGTGGATAACATAAGAGTGTTAGCGTAAATTAATCCTACAGAGCGCTACCTAATAGATCAGTAGGATctgtattgtaatttttttagagtaataattgacagacctaGCTGTTGGCCCTCCTGACGGTAAGTGTAAATCCCTCGGCTATATTCAAAGTAACACTTCGgatggcatgcaaggaacacgtcctgcaacttgccGCAACCTgtttatcaacctgaggcgtaggttttaagcctcatgtgcctataatatcACCGGCGAACACGCCCTGCAGACCGGAAGACAGCAATGCTGCAACATCCCTTCGTCACAAGGTGATCTTGAATAagacgtgcatacgtcccataatgatattcgcccatcgccctcacagctcttaCAAGACCTTTAAATTCCTACATAATAAGTTTGTGCATATGGCCACGGGCCGCCCGTGGTtcgtgcgcaacgtagatctccactgAGACCTCGATTTTCCCACCATAGCTCAGTACATTCAAACATTATCAAAATTCTTCTTTGACAAAGCAGTCCGACATCCCATATTTATATTCTAGAATTAACTTCCTCTCAAATAGGAAGCCGGATGTATAAGGTCTCCGACCACCATGTCGGAGGAAAAGGGTTGCAAGAAGGAACCttggagtttaaaaaaaaaagcagtttgACAACCCCaacctagtggtcgaggcgttcACATATACTCCCGACCCCAACGTCGATCTCATACGGTGACAGCCCTCGTCTcagccggcgaagacgagggccccgatttctgatgTCATCCCGACGGACACCCTTAACACGGTCACGGTTTCGTTCGGACTAAATCATAATTAGTCCACAAGTCCACCAAGTCAGATTAATTAACGTCGAATCGAGCCGAGGTCAGAGTCCTCGAACTACGCAGCGTCGGGTAAACGTCCCCCATTTATCCCCCGATGACAatccctgcagggctagcacgggcaggagacaaaaattataccccagacaagggatataatttacgtgtccacctgctaaagcacgggaacatagaataggagaagttcacccccgtttatacacatatattatttccacctgtgcgctactgctctgagagttgataaagctgcgggagaagataaattattatactttcttCGGGGAGttattgtctcctacccatgctagccatgctggtGGTTATCCACAATATGTGTCCCTCCGAAAAAGAATGCTTCAAAAGTGGCAGTAGGTACTACCCTTGTcacaaaaatgtaatataaaataaaaatcttatctatctatatatgtaaaagagaaagtgtgtgggtatgttccatataggcttcgaaacggaatttcaatgaaactttcttCAGGGAActtcagggaatctccagattgacctggcgagtaatcctgtaaagtttggtgacgatcggagcactcctatttttgaactgtcaaataaagctttatttactatgatgatatacatgggtgtagatgaGAGCTCGAGAAGAGattagaagagaatgaatacggagagaaataaatgatttaatatattatgagacttaaattaaaaattgaatgatgtaagattattttttaaataaaataaagcaaaatttagcctggcaaagcgggctgggtacgctagtataatataaaattaagttttttgtgttttcGTCGGCAATGCAATGTTGGAATATCTGCATATTAGGATTCAATTTTTGACCAAACCCAAAACAAGACCTTGCAACTAGTAACCAATTAATGTTTTCTTAGAGAATTTTTCCAGTTATGTAGGAAGAGGGCTACAGAGGGAGGGAACAATCAACAAAGTCGTGGTGTAAATActgaaaaggataaaaaaaataaacaaattgttttattatttttaaaatatttactttagttgGGAAGAGCTTACTTCgatattaaatatgaattaattatgCAACACATAGCATAACGTACAAAAGGCAAAAATATCCTATTGCAACGCCACTTCAAAGTTACATAGTCTGTGCATTTAAaacatgaatttaaaaaatgctttcTTTACACggtagtatggagggtagaggtacaCGGTAGGTAGGCCGAGCGATTCTTCTATTGATTGGCTAATCTAATCTTGAACAAGAAATTATTTTGTGCCGTAAATTTCAACAATTCTTTGTACCTAAGTatgcaaattaataaattttacgtCACACATTGTGGATACGTGtgctatttttaaagaaaaaaaaaaacgggtaaacgagtctaccggtgatcctagagcgggcagttagttatcttggccaaagaattagtgtGGCATTTCAAagtggcaatgctgccagcatttaaggcactatgcctcgctgcggtggtttcggcTTCCTTTCTTTACACGGTAGGTAGGCCGAGCGATTCTTCTATTGATTGGCTAATCTAATCTTGAACAAGAAATTATTTGTGCCGTAAATTTCAACAATTCTTTGTACCTAAGTatgcaaattaataaatttcacgACACACATTGTGGATACGTGTGCTACGATTAGAATGTACCTATGGCGCAAGCCACGCCGAGTgcaaagtgtgagattttctacatatTGATCGCGTGAAATTTAGATACGATTTATATGCCATTATATCGCCACCTAATTATAATACTGCGAAACCGtgctgtcactagatggcgctctttcaaaaccatataaataatagtttacttTCACGCactcgaataagtaaacgtatgtagaaaatctcacgcTTGGCGCACTGATATGAGATCTGATAGCGCGTACATTTCTTCGTTCCATTCAAATTTCATGCAAAATacataaacaacgtgtaactgaaaaCCGAAATGGTATTATAGAGGCTGTAGGgtttcattatttactgtctctgagacctatctgtgaaaccgaaacgctaatagtttttgagtaaataattgccatagtttttactgaaagaaatcagctACAGcctaacattacatgcaaaagtaaaatcaagtgaatcCTGTCACTTTACTAGGCACGCGTCTCGTAAGTCGTAGTGCAGGTACTCAAGCGGTCTTATATTTTCAATCACAACCCTTGTCATAAATAAACTCttagaaagttttgaattagtttgtatggaaaaataaatatgcttcttttgatttaatattgttatcgggtgactccttatgaaatatacttgtacttatgcacacttcaacagtattccgtaattcagttacacgttgtataaggaaatgatacacacacacaaacgccaCAAACGTACAAAAGTATAATTTCCATAAAATATGTTCGATGTGTTTTATCACGCTCTGACAGTTGGAAGTGTGACAAAATACTAGCTAAACAATGAATAACTGTTCCGGCGATATACCACCCGTTTGCTACTTACACAGTGTTTGTATTCCAGGATAAAACTGGTTTTGTTGTGGGTATGTTTCTCTCTttccttccaactaactctgttccaaaaatcaagttgattggatAAGTAAAGGTggtgaaggaaggataaacaaaccaaaagcaatttaccatttataatattagtaaggataacaTTTATGGGGGTGGTGTAGGGTGTGAAACTGAAAGGTCTCCACAGTTATATACGAAGTTATCGTAAAGTTACGGAATGACGAATGACACATAAACAGACAATGAAACCTATATTATGTTCAGGGAATGATAATATCAGAGGATAGGTACGAGACGCTACACGGTTATGTTATAACTATCAAAGGTACCAAATCATTTGAGCACATATTTCCTAACTTTGTTATGACGTTATACCATGTTTATTTTACGAATAGAAGGAAAACAAGTTCATTAAACTAAATAGTaaagaaaagattgtttacatatcaagaTATGTAAGAGAAAATTAACTACAGAACGCATATCCAGTCTCTTCGGCAACGAGCATAGGTATGCCTTCGCAAAGCGAACAATACCGCTTGAGTGAACTTATCAAGGTTTTCAGGACAAAAACACTCtcttataatcttaatattgtgaaataaatcaaataggAAATAAACATACCAACATACTGTAATGCTGTGcgattttgtataaaatgataGTAGTTTATTGTATCTCGTTAAAAGTATGCTTGGACCAGCCAACTTGTTAGAGATTTGTTTCCAACCGATTATGCACTAATATTGTGACAACTCTAAACAAAAGCTCAAAAGGAAATGATTTAATGAGCTGCTGCACAAAAGCGGATTTATTCAAGCTTAGGTATTCTtagtaaatatacatatatacagaaACATATATGTTCATTCGATATTCAATGAAGTGCGTTCGGCTTCATTGAATATCGAACCGTGTTTGGAAAATCTAAAGTAGAAAGCAAGCTGAAGTAAGCAATTTTCTACTTTATGCAATGGTAATATGATCCTATTTTTAACGGAGCCAGTCAATTGCTTTGACACTTTTTCATTGCCTGAACTGACCCTAAGTTAAGGTTAAATCCCATTTGTTCTATCGGGCACAATTTCATTggataaaataagttttttttcctatttgtaaACTTCCATAGgagttattattacttacattGTTCTACTAAATAAACATATCCAGACTCGTAAAGAGTACTGTATTTCATTTAGGTGTACTTTTTAATctattatttggatatattCCGGATGGTTTGACGCTCATACGCCGTGAAAGCTGGGAAGGTCACGTGTGGGATCCAGCCCGCCACCTCAATGGTGAGTGCAGTGCCGAGCAGGCTACGAGGCGTAAATAAGAATACCTTGACATTCATTTTTGTGCATTCTGGAGAAGAGACTTTTAGGAGCGGTGCAGGGgctcgagctctttttaaagaaaaaaaacggatgaacgagtctaccggtgatcctagagcgggcagttaccttggccaaagaattagtctGCCATTTCAAagtggcaatgctgccagcatttaAGGCACTATCGCTGTAAGTGCGGTGCGGTGGTTTCGgagaagttttaatttttacttacttttattttgctaaataggttattttaagttattttcgtttatgaataaaattatattaatcttactgagtaaattaaaatatttttttgacctaATGTTTGCTATAAACTAAGCCAAACATCCCATTGTcattaactacttttaaaaagtatttactaaatttttaaaaagtattgaaGACATAAAATTCTTTAAATGATGAAAAATTGTTATGTGCTTTGCGGCACTACAAATAGttaagtatgtaataaatgtaatttttttattagttggtAATCTTAAGTACCCTCTGTAAAATCAGATATATACACTATTTCTATCTTAGAAAGTTGGCAAGCCTAACCATAGAACAAATGGAACCTACCCGGACTCAAGCCACACACTTAGTTGATTGATTTTCAACGTTAGctaaaaaaattcaactcagaaatttacaaataacgattcagtaaatattatgtatttattaaatatactagtttgtttatataataacaattttatctAGTCTTGCTTTGGCAAGTACCATGCTAGACATAGTTATGCGAAAACGTTCCAAGCCACCAAACAGCAATCTTATTTGGCTCCAAGACGgctaataagtattatttttaatatcttattatattttcctttacaatataattatttttaagcgataaggccgcctattataccttttcttaattttttttctatattgctctctctttggtgtacaataaagtcaatttgacttgattttatttgagaaaaatattgatatttatgaaaatctgcgtaattttatgagatttcaTTGTACCTATTACTTCTGTTTCGCGCATACTGCTTGCCTAAAAGAGATCATGCGCATGCGCTGTGGGTTGAACCTTGAGAAttcaaatacacaaaaataactTCAGAGGACTGAGACATTATTGCCGAA from Pararge aegeria chromosome 4, ilParAegt1.1, whole genome shotgun sequence encodes the following:
- the LOC120623400 gene encoding HIG1 domain family member 1A, mitochondrial-like; its protein translation is MAQNKPIFDYHDESQSEKLARKTKESPFMVIGLAGLASAVGYGLYSYKNRGSMSTSVFLMQFRVISQGLVVGALTAGMGYSLYNNYINKPKPVDVEH